The following coding sequences are from one uncultured Tateyamaria sp. window:
- a CDS encoding GNAT family N-acetyltransferase — translation MITPAAFYAAIDGTWPAAATARVGTWTIRDGQGGGKRVSAATADGSGGDIAQAEDAMRAIGQPPLFMVRQGEDALDHLLDQNGYTIVDPTNGYIAPVDTLTDIPIPRVTAFAIWEPLAIMDDIWAKGGIGPARIATMHRARTKTAILARHKDKPAGTGFAAIHKGIAMVHAVEVLPHQRRQGVAGWIMRRAAFWAVENGATHIAVLTTAANGPANALYQGLGFEQVCGYHYRTAQETT, via the coding sequence ATGATCACCCCCGCCGCCTTCTACGCGGCCATTGACGGCACATGGCCTGCCGCCGCCACGGCGCGCGTTGGGACATGGACCATCCGGGACGGACAAGGCGGCGGCAAACGGGTCTCGGCCGCGACGGCGGACGGGTCGGGCGGCGACATTGCCCAGGCCGAAGACGCCATGCGGGCCATCGGCCAGCCCCCGCTTTTCATGGTCCGCCAGGGCGAAGACGCGCTCGACCACCTGCTCGACCAAAACGGCTACACCATCGTCGACCCGACCAATGGCTATATCGCGCCTGTCGACACACTTACCGACATTCCCATCCCCCGCGTCACGGCCTTCGCGATCTGGGAACCGCTGGCGATCATGGACGACATCTGGGCCAAGGGCGGCATCGGCCCCGCGCGGATTGCTACCATGCACCGGGCAAGAACCAAGACGGCGATCCTTGCCCGGCACAAGGACAAACCCGCAGGCACCGGTTTTGCCGCGATCCACAAAGGCATCGCCATGGTCCACGCGGTCGAGGTGCTGCCGCACCAACGCCGCCAGGGCGTGGCCGGTTGGATCATGCGGCGCGCGGCGTTCTGGGCCGTTGAAAACGGGGCCACCCACATCGCTGTGCTGACCACGGCGGCAAACGGTCCGGCCAACGCGCTCTATCAGGGCTTGGGGTTTGAACAGGTCTGCGGCTATCATTACCGCACCGCTCAGGAGACGACATGA